From Nitrospirota bacterium, a single genomic window includes:
- the prmC gene encoding peptide chain release factor N(5)-glutamine methyltransferase, giving the protein MKQALTISKALRCAEGYLIQRNVPFPYLDAEYILAHVLGCRRMDLLIHPDRTLKDNEAEQFNACIERRGRREPLQYITGEVEFRGLLFKVSKDVLIPRPETELLVDEAVKSVSKKGATVMDLCTGSGCIAVCIARELNDSRIYAVDISDGALAVARENAARHETGENITFLSGDLFGAIETLNLKGKLDVIVSNPPYVSAEEMEGLQPEIKDYEPASALYGGTDGLDFYRRIVHESPYYLSSGGYLLMEVGYRQAWSIKRLLEEVNTFKQIEVIKDLNGTDRIIKVLSI; this is encoded by the coding sequence GTGAAACAGGCCTTAACAATCTCCAAGGCACTCAGATGTGCTGAAGGTTATCTAATACAGCGAAATGTCCCTTTCCCATACCTGGATGCTGAATATATCCTTGCACATGTACTCGGATGCCGGCGAATGGACCTTCTGATTCACCCTGACAGGACATTGAAAGATAATGAGGCGGAGCAATTTAATGCCTGCATTGAAAGAAGGGGCCGAAGAGAGCCGCTTCAATATATTACAGGGGAAGTAGAGTTCAGGGGGCTGTTGTTCAAGGTCAGCAAAGATGTCCTTATACCGAGACCTGAGACAGAATTATTGGTTGATGAGGCTGTTAAGAGTGTAAGTAAAAAAGGGGCCACAGTCATGGACCTCTGCACAGGCAGCGGGTGTATTGCAGTATGCATTGCAAGAGAGCTTAATGACAGCAGGATATACGCAGTTGATATATCTGACGGGGCCCTTGCCGTAGCGAGGGAAAATGCTGCAAGGCATGAAACAGGGGAGAATATAACATTTCTATCCGGTGACTTGTTCGGAGCAATCGAAACCCTTAACCTCAAGGGTAAATTAGACGTAATAGTTTCCAACCCGCCATATGTGTCTGCAGAGGAGATGGAAGGGCTTCAGCCTGAGATAAAGGACTATGAACCGGCATCAGCGCTTTACGGCGGTACCGATGGACTTGATTTCTACAGGAGGATAGTACACGAATCACCTTATTATCTTTCATCCGGCGGATATCTGTTAATGGAGGTTGGATATAGGCAGGCATGGAGTATAAAGCGCTTGCTGGAGGAGGTGAATACCTTTAAGCAGATTGAAGTAATAAAAGATCTTAATGGGACCGATAGGATAATAAAGGTATTATCCATATAA
- the ftsH gene encoding ATP-dependent zinc metalloprotease FtsH — translation MNSFYKNLGLWVIIGGVMILLYYLSQQGTPTSKEMVFSDFLNKIEAGDVTDVVIKEKKITGTLKDGAQFNTYVVDYPNLVTDLRAKNVKITVKPPDDTPWYIAFLFSWGPIILLVAVWIFFMRQTQMGGNKALSFGKSKAKLLTEDRKKVTFADVAGVEEAKEEVQEIIEFLKDPPKFQKLGGRIPKGVLIVGPPGTGKTLLAKAIAGEANVPFFSISGSDFVEMFVGVGASRVRDLFDQGKKNAPCIIFIDEIDAVGRLRGAGLGGGHDEREQTLNQLLVEMDGFETTEGVILIAATNRPDVLDPALLRPGRFDRQIVVGRPDVRGRVEILKVHTKKIPLSSDVNLETIARGTPGFSGAELANLVNEAALYAARINKKSVEMTDFEAAKDKVLMGVERKSLFISEKEKKNTAFHEAGHTLVAKLLPGTDPIHKVTIIPRGRALGLTQQLPVDEKYTYSKEFLYSNIAVLMGGRAAEELMMNHMTTGAGNDIERATDLARKMVCEWGMSEKLGPLTFGKKQEEIFLGREISQHRDYSEDTAIMIDAEVKRLVMENYDRAKKMLKDNINTLKALAEALLEKEVLDGPEIEEIIRLTTSTV, via the coding sequence ATGAACTCTTTCTATAAGAACTTAGGACTATGGGTAATAATTGGCGGCGTAATGATTCTTTTATATTATCTCTCACAACAGGGAACCCCGACATCAAAGGAAATGGTGTTTAGTGACTTCCTTAACAAGATTGAAGCAGGAGACGTTACAGATGTTGTGATCAAGGAGAAAAAGATTACAGGGACATTGAAGGATGGTGCCCAGTTTAATACTTATGTAGTTGATTACCCGAACCTTGTAACCGATCTCAGGGCTAAGAATGTAAAGATTACGGTCAAACCTCCTGATGACACTCCATGGTATATCGCATTTCTCTTTTCCTGGGGACCTATTATACTCCTGGTTGCTGTGTGGATATTCTTTATGAGACAGACACAAATGGGAGGAAACAAGGCATTATCTTTCGGCAAGAGCAAGGCAAAGCTTCTGACTGAAGATCGCAAGAAAGTTACCTTTGCAGACGTAGCAGGTGTAGAAGAGGCCAAGGAGGAGGTTCAGGAAATCATAGAATTCCTTAAAGACCCTCCCAAGTTTCAGAAACTTGGCGGGAGGATCCCCAAGGGAGTATTAATCGTCGGACCTCCTGGTACAGGCAAAACCCTGCTTGCAAAGGCAATTGCAGGAGAGGCAAACGTACCGTTCTTCAGCATAAGCGGTTCTGACTTTGTAGAGATGTTCGTCGGTGTCGGAGCTTCAAGGGTCAGGGACCTCTTTGATCAGGGTAAGAAGAATGCCCCCTGTATAATATTCATTGATGAAATTGATGCGGTAGGACGTCTTCGCGGCGCCGGTCTTGGCGGAGGACATGATGAACGTGAACAGACACTTAACCAGCTCCTTGTTGAGATGGATGGGTTTGAGACAACTGAAGGTGTGATCCTTATCGCTGCTACAAACAGGCCCGATGTACTTGACCCGGCCCTCCTCAGGCCTGGCAGATTTGACAGGCAGATCGTTGTGGGAAGGCCTGACGTCCGGGGCAGGGTTGAAATCCTGAAGGTCCATACAAAAAAGATACCATTGTCAAGTGATGTTAATCTGGAGACGATCGCGAGAGGGACACCCGGGTTCTCAGGCGCCGAGCTGGCAAACCTTGTCAATGAGGCCGCGCTATATGCAGCGAGGATAAACAAGAAGTCAGTTGAGATGACAGACTTTGAGGCTGCCAAGGATAAAGTCCTGATGGGGGTGGAGAGAAAAAGCCTCTTCATAAGCGAAAAGGAAAAGAAAAACACTGCCTTCCATGAGGCAGGCCACACACTCGTGGCAAAGCTTCTGCCGGGGACAGACCCTATCCATAAGGTTACCATTATCCCAAGGGGACGGGCGCTTGGTCTTACACAGCAGTTACCTGTTGACGAAAAATATACCTACTCAAAAGAATTTCTATATTCAAACATAGCAGTGCTGATGGGTGGCCGGGCAGCTGAGGAGTTGATGATGAATCACATGACGACAGGGGCCGGTAATGATATTGAACGGGCTACTGACCTGGCGAGAAAGATGGTGTGTGAGTGGGGAATGAGTGAGAAGCTCGGCCCTCTTACCTTTGGTAAAAAACAGGAAGAGATATTTCTTGGACGTGAGATTTCACAGCACAGGGATTACAGCGAAGATACTGCCATAATGATTGATGCCGAGGTTAAGCGGCTCGTAATGGAAAACTATGACAGGGCAAAGAAGATGCTTAAAGATAATATCAATACACTGAAGGCACTTGCAGAGGCACTGTTGGAAAAGGAAGTCCTCGATGGACCTGAAATAGAAGAAATTATAAGATTGACAACTTCAACAGTGTAA
- a CDS encoding carboxypeptidase regulatory-like domain-containing protein, which translates to MKKRRRISSMKPLWMAGFLVVLFSTIFTMAGCSNDSNKSVTNPNPATFEPKGTIQGVVRDTVTLQPIEGAVVDIGVAKTTTDATGQFVLRDVPATADALLGTEADTYLVTVDLRKAKSRENGVVVVDNADPSKKKYPEFVYTYKDVEYTSLNDSAPCPNWNEDPAQSGTTGYGYEDTGIGASNCGTNSTNHDTPVHKLSHSLLVNVGKLAASIEGQVAGCEGTPGFFSNVSGIYDVKIYSYDSSNNTGSGSSDHLVWAGLTDSTGKFTATNIEEQRDVKIVVSGPTTDTGSKQAFSESETRYETTKSDGVVLKLTNIQASNAIHVCSVDVHGPRIISVTPEPGSDLAAGPVSVEIQFSEPIAQNAFTGTTPEAVGNLYDYIEVYFDQAKVGNTAYTLSWNSTFDKLTVSIADAGISSLYHVRIRNINEVLFDESGLGVGEDEGEGFVDMGVCPDDGSAAASTWMTSPSPTSADSGSNDCLVYFSTKGSQTPVAPVLSLVNASSIDEANARTAVFDWPQASGAKTYKMYCRKVQKWGTTEQAHGYLEYSANVSGSSATIDFGSSDNAVTCDDVNNTGTCFDSNYACNYDSGCDYVDDEYDAFVENNEIQIAYDCYVVGVSADKTEGAKSNVVRVADTVGPKLVEDTSAVLGKLSCPSTGQVTSGIPTDIGTICDDPDNTDLITAIVLQYNEEVIEDGAETASNYTFENLATGGTGAVDTTSGAILYDPSTRLVLLPLSDPLNWITEVKGVGIPVMRTGADGILQTSIASGSDDVIPSYIATAGGVIATVAANTGPCVDYGTDATSDTTLSGDDVVVGTVIYAGPDGKCNSIANSANSSGDDIQVVPVGGYSGVCGVETGTDVVETGDDVDTAATSGFILTGANGVCDTAQAAYTAASATQTEPTGLSTGLSAGILPGPDGILQTTTPNAISDDELESASAGTAVKVQNVKDVAGNVIRTTGDEFTAGGEVK; encoded by the coding sequence ATGAAGAAAAGAAGAAGGATTTCGAGCATGAAACCATTATGGATGGCCGGGTTTTTAGTTGTACTGTTCTCGACCATTTTCACAATGGCAGGCTGCTCAAATGATTCAAATAAGTCTGTTACAAACCCTAATCCAGCTACATTTGAACCTAAGGGGACCATTCAGGGTGTTGTAAGAGATACTGTCACATTGCAGCCTATTGAAGGCGCTGTGGTTGATATTGGTGTGGCAAAGACCACTACTGATGCGACCGGACAGTTTGTGCTTCGTGATGTTCCGGCAACAGCTGATGCGTTGTTGGGCACTGAGGCAGATACATATTTAGTGACAGTAGACTTAAGGAAGGCAAAGAGCAGGGAGAATGGGGTGGTTGTTGTTGACAATGCCGACCCGTCCAAGAAAAAATACCCTGAGTTTGTCTACACCTATAAGGATGTCGAGTATACATCACTTAATGATTCTGCACCATGTCCTAATTGGAACGAGGATCCAGCACAATCCGGCACTACCGGCTATGGTTATGAAGATACCGGTATAGGTGCATCCAATTGCGGCACAAATTCAACGAACCATGATACACCGGTACACAAGCTATCGCATTCACTCCTTGTAAATGTTGGTAAGCTCGCTGCCAGTATCGAGGGTCAGGTTGCCGGTTGTGAGGGGACCCCTGGCTTCTTTTCAAACGTAAGCGGGATTTATGATGTTAAGATCTACAGCTATGATTCCAGTAATAATACAGGCAGCGGTTCGTCGGATCATCTTGTTTGGGCAGGTCTCACAGATTCAACAGGCAAGTTTACTGCCACAAATATAGAGGAACAGAGAGACGTCAAGATTGTTGTCTCCGGTCCTACTACAGATACCGGTTCAAAACAGGCCTTTTCGGAATCAGAAACAAGGTATGAGACTACCAAATCAGATGGTGTGGTGTTGAAGCTGACAAACATACAGGCTTCGAATGCAATCCATGTCTGTTCAGTTGACGTTCATGGTCCAAGGATCATATCGGTTACACCTGAACCAGGCAGCGATCTGGCAGCAGGACCTGTATCAGTAGAAATTCAGTTTAGCGAGCCGATTGCGCAGAATGCATTCACTGGTACAACTCCTGAAGCGGTTGGCAACCTCTATGACTACATCGAGGTCTATTTTGACCAGGCCAAGGTAGGAAATACTGCCTACACATTGTCATGGAACAGCACATTTGACAAGTTGACAGTCAGTATAGCTGATGCAGGAATTTCATCTCTCTATCATGTCAGGATCAGGAACATCAATGAGGTGCTCTTTGATGAAAGCGGTCTTGGAGTTGGTGAGGATGAAGGTGAAGGATTTGTAGATATGGGAGTATGTCCGGACGATGGATCTGCAGCAGCTTCGACCTGGATGACTTCTCCGTCACCGACATCTGCTGATAGCGGATCAAACGACTGTCTTGTATATTTCAGCACAAAGGGATCACAGACACCCGTTGCTCCGGTGCTCTCTTTGGTTAATGCAAGCAGCATAGATGAAGCCAATGCACGTACAGCAGTATTCGATTGGCCGCAGGCATCAGGTGCAAAGACCTACAAGATGTACTGCCGCAAGGTACAGAAGTGGGGCACAACCGAGCAGGCACATGGCTACCTTGAGTATTCTGCAAATGTGTCCGGTTCAAGTGCAACTATTGATTTTGGAAGTTCTGACAATGCAGTTACCTGTGATGATGTGAATAACACTGGTACCTGCTTCGACTCCAATTATGCGTGCAACTACGATTCAGGCTGCGATTACGTAGATGATGAGTATGATGCATTTGTCGAAAACAATGAAATTCAGATTGCCTATGATTGTTATGTAGTAGGTGTAAGCGCTGATAAGACCGAAGGTGCAAAGAGCAACGTAGTCAGGGTTGCGGATACTGTTGGACCGAAACTTGTTGAGGATACTTCCGCAGTATTAGGGAAATTGTCCTGCCCTTCTACTGGCCAGGTGACAAGTGGAATTCCTACGGATATAGGCACCATTTGTGATGATCCGGACAATACTGACCTGATCACCGCAATTGTTCTTCAGTACAATGAAGAGGTCATTGAAGATGGTGCAGAGACTGCATCAAACTACACCTTCGAAAATCTTGCAACAGGTGGTACAGGCGCCGTTGATACTACTTCAGGGGCTATCCTGTATGATCCTTCGACAAGACTGGTATTGCTGCCTCTCTCTGATCCGCTCAATTGGATAACAGAGGTAAAGGGCGTTGGCATTCCTGTGATGAGGACAGGAGCTGATGGTATACTCCAGACTAGTATTGCGTCAGGAAGCGATGACGTGATTCCATCGTATATTGCAACAGCCGGTGGTGTTATAGCTACAGTAGCTGCCAATACCGGACCATGCGTAGACTATGGTACAGATGCTACGTCAGATACAACCTTGTCAGGCGATGATGTGGTAGTTGGAACTGTAATTTATGCTGGTCCAGACGGCAAATGCAACAGTATTGCAAATAGCGCCAACAGTTCAGGAGACGACATTCAGGTAGTACCGGTCGGCGGATACAGCGGTGTCTGCGGTGTTGAAACTGGCACTGACGTCGTTGAGACTGGCGATGATGTTGATACTGCCGCAACCTCCGGGTTTATTCTAACCGGCGCGAACGGTGTCTGCGATACAGCTCAAGCTGCTTATACTGCGGCAAGCGCTACACAGACAGAGCCAACAGGCTTAAGTACCGGTCTGTCAGCTGGAATACTTCCTGGGCCGGATGGCATATTGCAGACAACCACTCCGAATGCTATTAGTGATGATGAGCTTGAGTCTGCAAGTGCTGGTACAGCAGTAAAAGTCCAGAATGTCAAGGACGTTGCTGGAAATGTAATCAGGACTACAGGTGATGAGTTCACAGCCGGCGGAGAAGTAAAATAA
- the folP gene encoding dihydropteroate synthase, producing the protein MRNKTRLMGILNVTPDSFSDGGLFFNHEKAVTRGIKLEDDGADIIDIGGESTRPGAASVPFEEEVRRVIPVIEALANRVKIPISVDTYKSGVARLALEAGASIINDVSALRFDAEMVHVASKHHVPVVLMHMLGNPGNMQTNPVYDDVVNDVFNFLSERVAYATNNGISKDKIIVDPGICFGKSLAHNLLLIKRLDIFKNLGCRLLVGPSRKSFIGTVLNQAIEGRLEGTAAVVAVAIMKGADIIRVHDVKEMRQVVEMVNAIEGYEFH; encoded by the coding sequence ATGAGGAACAAAACCAGGCTTATGGGAATATTAAATGTTACCCCCGATTCCTTTTCAGACGGAGGACTTTTTTTTAATCATGAAAAGGCCGTAACCCGCGGAATTAAATTAGAAGATGATGGCGCTGACATTATTGATATCGGAGGTGAGTCAACACGGCCTGGAGCAGCCTCTGTCCCGTTTGAGGAAGAGGTCAGGCGTGTAATACCGGTAATCGAAGCGCTGGCAAATCGTGTAAAGATTCCAATATCTGTTGATACGTATAAATCAGGTGTTGCAAGGCTGGCCCTGGAGGCAGGGGCATCTATAATTAATGATGTCAGTGCATTAAGATTTGATGCGGAAATGGTTCATGTAGCAAGTAAGCACCATGTTCCTGTTGTATTAATGCACATGCTTGGAAACCCGGGGAATATGCAGACAAACCCCGTATATGATGATGTTGTAAATGATGTATTCAACTTCCTCTCGGAACGTGTGGCATATGCAACAAACAATGGCATCAGTAAAGATAAAATTATAGTAGATCCTGGTATTTGTTTCGGAAAAAGCCTTGCACACAACCTGCTGTTGATAAAGCGCCTGGATATCTTTAAAAACCTGGGCTGCCGACTGCTGGTCGGCCCTTCCAGGAAGTCTTTCATCGGGACAGTTTTGAACCAGGCTATTGAAGGCCGTCTGGAAGGTACGGCAGCTGTTGTAGCGGTTGCCATCATGAAAGGGGCAGATATCATCAGGGTGCATGATGTTAAGGAAATGAGACAGGTTGTTGAGATGGTGAATGCGATAGAGGGATATGAATTTCATTAG
- a CDS encoding TIGR00159 family protein: MRGMVSELRWQDIVDIAIVTFVFYRLFLIIKGTRAFYMLMGLVVLFVTFVISRWAGLYTLDWLIHSFGSYIVLALIILFQPEIRKALVQMGQNPLTKRLTPMEESKYIEEIIKASVSMASKKIGAIIVIERNTELKDLVEMGIQLDARITRELLTSIFLPYSPIHDGAVIIKADRIVAAGCFLPLTLSSDVNKALGTRHRAAIGVTEETDAVVIVVSEETGDISVSIDGNMMRKLDTAALRRVLTNIFQQEKKKDKTIWFGRLGERLSGKKNRERLSRIIGGDELNK, from the coding sequence ATTAGAGGCATGGTCAGCGAATTACGCTGGCAGGACATTGTGGATATAGCCATTGTCACATTTGTATTCTACCGGCTATTTCTCATTATAAAGGGCACGCGGGCATTTTACATGCTTATGGGCCTTGTTGTACTTTTTGTTACATTTGTAATATCAAGGTGGGCCGGACTCTATACTCTCGACTGGTTAATACACAGCTTTGGCTCATATATAGTTCTCGCACTTATAATCCTGTTTCAGCCAGAGATCAGAAAAGCCCTGGTTCAAATGGGCCAGAATCCGCTTACAAAGAGGCTCACCCCTATGGAGGAATCAAAGTATATTGAAGAAATAATCAAGGCATCAGTATCAATGGCGAGTAAAAAGATAGGGGCAATTATCGTCATTGAGAGAAACACTGAACTTAAAGACCTTGTAGAGATGGGTATTCAACTTGATGCGCGTATAACCAGGGAATTGCTTACAAGCATTTTTCTGCCATACTCGCCTATTCACGATGGGGCTGTTATCATTAAGGCAGATCGTATCGTCGCCGCAGGATGCTTCCTCCCTCTAACCCTGAGCTCAGATGTGAACAAAGCCCTTGGGACAAGGCACAGGGCAGCAATAGGTGTGACTGAAGAGACCGATGCAGTAGTTATTGTTGTATCCGAGGAGACCGGAGATATCTCGGTAAGCATTGACGGGAACATGATGAGGAAACTCGACACCGCAGCGTTGCGACGTGTATTGACAAACATATTCCAGCAGGAAAAGAAAAAAGACAAAACCATCTGGTTCGGCAGATTAGGGGAACGTCTATCAGGTAAGAAAAACAGGGAAAGACTCAGCAGGATTATTGGCGGAGATGAATTAAACAAGTAG
- a CDS encoding cation:proton antiporter — MELEFLKSLVIILCISAVIVFVLGRLKISSIVGFLIAGVIVGPHGAHLISDVRDVELFAEIGVILLMFTIGLEFSLKNLLKLRRSIFLGGFIQIGLTIAVVVLLISLFVQHNLNMAIFEGFLVSLSSTAIVMKILLERSEIYSPHGRMSVGMLIFQDLCVVPFMLLIPVLAGNGGSSVDVLITMLTAALVVGIVLFASTWGVPRILHEVVSTRSRELFFMTIILLCLGTALITSMFGLSLALGAFLAGIVISESEYAAQAISDILPFKESFTGLFFMSVGMLLNLGFLRTHLWTISGIVVVIILIKIITAAVSASLSGQSLQNSIHTGFYLSQVGEFSFILAVAGKNAGLITDEIYQIFLSASVLTMIATPFVISVSSPAALWFISRSLFNRLMRMRRIDLTEPTPSKRAGHVIITGFGINGRNLAKVLRALDIPYVILEMNNNTVRKMKKMQEPIYYGDGTSVEILHKLGIHSAKVLVIAISDAPATRRIVQIARKENPEIHIIVRTRYVAEVDHLLDSGANEVIPEEFETSVEIFSRVLHHYNTPRNVISEHIENIRKDSYSVLRGIALPQKGMTERQELLEGMETETYLIRDTSGAVGLTLRELNLRVETGATIIAVKRKDIVHHNPSSDFAFKEGDILLLIGTKEDIDRAVEYIDLRIKSV, encoded by the coding sequence ATGGAACTTGAATTTCTAAAATCTCTGGTAATTATCCTTTGCATCTCGGCCGTAATTGTGTTTGTCCTCGGAAGGTTGAAGATATCTTCTATTGTCGGATTCCTCATTGCCGGCGTCATTGTTGGTCCGCATGGGGCCCATCTTATATCTGATGTCAGGGACGTAGAACTCTTTGCTGAGATCGGTGTCATACTACTGATGTTTACAATAGGGCTTGAGTTTTCATTAAAAAATCTGCTTAAGCTCCGCCGGTCAATATTTTTAGGAGGTTTCATACAGATAGGTCTGACGATAGCTGTGGTAGTTCTCCTTATTTCCCTGTTTGTTCAGCACAACCTCAATATGGCAATATTTGAGGGATTCCTTGTATCCCTCAGCAGTACGGCTATTGTGATGAAGATACTCCTGGAAAGAAGTGAGATATACTCTCCTCATGGGCGAATGTCGGTAGGAATGCTCATTTTTCAGGACCTCTGTGTTGTGCCTTTCATGCTTCTGATCCCTGTCCTCGCAGGCAATGGTGGCAGCTCCGTTGACGTACTCATTACAATGCTGACAGCTGCCCTTGTTGTCGGCATTGTCCTGTTTGCTTCAACATGGGGAGTTCCGCGAATACTGCATGAGGTAGTCAGTACGCGAAGCCGTGAGCTTTTCTTTATGACTATTATCTTACTATGCCTCGGGACTGCCCTGATTACCTCCATGTTCGGATTATCCCTTGCACTGGGCGCTTTTCTCGCAGGTATTGTCATATCAGAGTCTGAGTATGCGGCTCAGGCTATTTCAGATATCCTTCCATTTAAAGAAAGTTTTACAGGCCTGTTCTTCATGTCTGTAGGGATGTTGTTGAATCTTGGCTTTCTTCGTACACACCTCTGGACTATTTCCGGTATTGTAGTTGTAATTATCCTGATAAAGATTATTACTGCTGCCGTGTCTGCATCTCTGTCAGGTCAATCTCTGCAGAACTCAATTCATACAGGCTTCTATTTGTCACAGGTCGGAGAATTCTCTTTTATCCTTGCAGTTGCCGGGAAAAATGCCGGTCTTATAACAGATGAGATCTATCAGATATTCCTGTCTGCCTCGGTGCTGACAATGATAGCGACTCCTTTTGTCATCAGTGTCTCATCACCTGCAGCCTTATGGTTTATCTCCCGGTCCCTGTTCAACAGGCTGATGAGGATGCGCCGGATTGACCTGACAGAGCCGACTCCTTCAAAAAGGGCCGGACACGTTATTATTACAGGCTTTGGCATCAACGGACGTAATCTGGCAAAGGTCTTGAGGGCGCTGGATATCCCCTATGTTATACTCGAGATGAATAATAATACGGTTAGAAAGATGAAAAAGATGCAGGAGCCTATATATTACGGAGATGGTACAAGTGTAGAAATCCTTCATAAGCTTGGCATCCATTCAGCAAAGGTACTTGTTATTGCTATTTCGGATGCGCCTGCAACAAGGAGGATAGTGCAAATAGCAAGAAAAGAAAATCCTGAGATTCACATAATCGTTCGAACCCGTTATGTTGCTGAGGTTGACCATCTCTTAGACTCAGGCGCCAACGAGGTCATTCCTGAAGAATTTGAAACATCTGTGGAGATATTCTCAAGGGTCCTCCATCATTATAATACACCGAGGAATGTCATATCGGAGCATATCGAAAACATCAGAAAAGACTCCTACAGCGTTCTCAGGGGGATCGCACTTCCCCAAAAAGGAATGACAGAACGACAGGAATTGCTGGAAGGGATGGAGACTGAAACCTATCTTATCCGTGACACGTCAGGCGCTGTCGGTCTCACCCTTAGGGAGCTGAACCTCAGGGTTGAAACAGGCGCCACTATTATAGCCGTAAAACGTAAGGATATTGTCCATCACAATCCTTCATCTGACTTCGCCTTTAAGGAAGGAGATATCCTTCTTTTAATCGGCACGAAAGAGGATATTGACCGGGCAGTGGAATATATTGATTTAAGGATAAAGAGTGTTTAA